DNA from Amblyraja radiata isolate CabotCenter1 unplaced genomic scaffold, sAmbRad1.1.pri scaffold_933_ctg1, whole genome shotgun sequence:
gctttttctggcaacGGCGCGGCCAATCAGCGGCCGGCTctccttaaacgttgagatagtccatccacctcgtctggcagctcatGACAtagacccaccgccctctgtgtggcAAAATTGCCCCTCAAGTTCATATTATATTGAtttccccgacccccccccccctcaccttaaagctctgccctctggttATCGATTGCCCtacgctgggtaaaagacttgaTTCACCCACGTATTGGCAACCTTTGCCTTCACAAAGAGACATTGGCCCTGACAACGGGTGGCGTGTCTGCTGATGCCGGCAGTCTGGTTCTACTTCCTTCTTCCAAAATAAGACGGCTGTACAACCAGGCTTCAGCTGCCAGCTCTCCAGACACATTGGGAAGGCGATGTATTGCTGATTCAGAGCTTTCTCAGTCCCAAGCCCGCTGCAAGCTTGCTGATTATTGCAGAGCGATATTGAGGATCAGAACTTCATTGGCCCTAACGTTTGGTTTCTTGAGAATCAAATATAAACTGCACTTGATGAAAATCCTcgataaaagacatttggattggTGGTGatggacacaagaagctggagtaactcagcgggtcaggcagcatctgtggagaacatggataggtgatgtttcacagagtgtagatggggcagcatgGTTGGCattggtaagttgggctgaagggcctgtggttGCTGTGGCCGAGAGGGCGTCCGCTGATTGGCCGTACGGTTGCCAGGCAGTTGCCGACTGGCCACGTGTGTCTGACAGGTAGTCGCTGATTGGGCGGGTGGCCGCCGAGGGCGGGAGAGCGGCCGCTGATTGGCCGTCGCCGAAGCCAAAAGGGCGGCCGCTGATTGGCCGCGCCGTTGCTGAGGCCGAGAGGGGGCGGCCGCTGATTGGCCGTGCGGTTGCCAGGCAGCTACTGACTGGCCACGTGGGTCTGGCGGGTAGCTGCTGATTGGCCGCGCCGTTGCTGGGTGGTTGCCGAGGGGGGGAGAGCCGGCCGCGCCGTTGCCAAGCGCACGCGGGCTAACCACGTGGGTCTGGCAGGCAGCTGCTGATTGGCGGCCCCGTCGCCGTGCGGTTGCCGGGGGCGGGAGAGCGGCCGCTGATTGGCCGTGCGTTTGCCAGGCCGCACGCTGACTGGCTACGTGGGTCTGACAGGTAGTCGCTGATTGGCCGCGCGGTTGCCGGGGGCGGGATGCCGGGGCGGCTGATTGGCGGCGCCGTTGCCGGGCGGTTGCCGGGGGCGGGATGCCGGGCCGCTGATTGGCCTCGCCGTTGCCATGGGAGAGAGAGTGGCCGCTGATTGGCCTCGCCGTTGCCGGGCGGTTGCCGGGGGCGGGATGCCGGGGCGGCTGATTGGCCTCGCCGTTGCCGTGCGGTTGCCATGGGCGGGATGCCGGGCCGCTGATTGGCGGCGCCGTTGCCGTGCGGTTGCCATGGGCGGGATGCCGGGGCGGCTGATTGGCCTCGCCGTTGCCGGGCGGTTGCCGTGGGAGGGAAAGCGGCCGCTGATTGGCCTCGCCGTTGCCGGGCGGTTGCCGGGGGCGGGATGCCGGCCCGCTGATTGGCCTCGCCGTTGCCGGGCGGTTGCCGGGGGCGGGATGCCGGGCCGCTGATTGGCCTCGCCGTTGCCGGGCGGTTGCCGGGGGCGGGATGCGGCCCGCTGATTGG
Protein-coding regions in this window:
- the LOC116970483 gene encoding formin-like protein 5, which produces MATARQRRGQSAGRIPPPATARQRRGQSAARHPAPGNRPATARPISGPASRPRQPPGNGEANQRPLSLPRQPPGNGEANQPPRHPAHGNRTATAPPISGPASRPWQPHGNGEANQPPRHPAPGNRPATARPISGHSLSHGNGEANQRPGIPPPATARQRRRQSAAPASRPRQPRGQSATTCQTHVASQRAAWQTHGQSAAALPPPATARRRGRQSAAACQTHVVSPRALGNGAAGSPPLGNHPATARPISSYPPDPRGHIHSVPARGQREAKIDSHQGDNSLPPPLCPMGWCVGKGPA